Below is a genomic region from Pleuronectes platessa chromosome 5, fPlePla1.1, whole genome shotgun sequence.
agattcattcagttgtacaggatacagcatgatcaaggttacattgtatacgattcaatcatgatcaatcaaaggggaaatgaACATGATTACATTGTGCATGATCAAAATGTTGCATTTCCCTCACACAGCTCATGGAAGGGCTTTCCCTGTTCCTAGGGGAAGATTCCAACCACTACCCCTCGCAACTCCGTTTTAAGGGGAAAGATAATCCTCAAAAACAAGGGATAGGGAGAAGggccaaggggtgaaatgggattggccCCATGTCTGTGTTTGGTCATAGGCAGTAAACCCCTGTCATGTGCACGCGCTCAGATCTTGATTAGGAATCCCTGGGTTGACTTAACAAGTTGATAACCAGCTTCGTGTGACCGCTTGACTGTGATTGTTAGGTTCAGTTCAGCAGGATCTCGATATCCAGGGTATGTTGAACTCACTTCGTAGCACAGACCTCTGATGCTTTTCCTCTCTTGGGTATTTATactgctgctctgtctgtctcaaCAATGCTGAGTGTGATCTGGACATATTAAAGGCTCATATTATGGGATTGCTATGATTTCCCCCTGTAACCACATGCTCATAGTGTCTTCCTTCCTGTTGCATTATTTGAATGCATTAAATGTTCTATGCTAACACCAGAATGTCCAAAGTATCGTACTGTAAGTGAATTATACAACCTGACCAATTGAACCTATATAAGGTGGAACATAATAATAGAGTATGTATTTGTACATGGACATGTTACATGTCGAGCATTGTATATTTGTATGCATTTGTATATGTGTATAATAAAGGAAGTCCAATAAAGAGTTGAAACTGTATGAAGTACATTCTGGACTTGCTGTGGTTTTATGGGTGCTCACCAGGGGGCAGTCTAAGACGAATTACTAGGTGGAAACAAGTCAAGCTTAGAGGTTGATTGGTGTTTGaaagtgtgttgtgtgatgGTGAAAGTGTTGTTGCATTCAGTAGCAGGTGTAAGCGATTTTTcggtttatatgtgtgtgtgtgtgtctgtgtgtgtttgtgtttgtgtgtgtttgtgtatgtgcaccAGGTGTTGACTCTGGGTTGTTGTGGCTTCTcttcaaacaggaaacagagttGTGGTGTTGCTGGAGCAATGTTCTCTGTCTCAGCTGCTTCTTCAGCGCCTCACAGGGAACGTTGTCTGTCACAGATAGTGGGACAAACATTTACATCATGCAGGGAATTCAAATGTTTATCTGAACACACCCAGTTGGGCTCATGTCCCTGTTTTACCGCATGGAGCTGATTCCTGCGTCTCCCATTGTACCAATTGTAAATATGTCAGATGTCATTACATTATTTCTTGAGAAAGTACCCGGGTACCACCCCTCCTCCAAGTTTGGTGCAACTCGGTTCAGTACTTTTTGGAAACCTGCTGACATACAGTATAAACAAACTAGAatatcactcagtagagcgcatccctccgccaaggcccgacagtcgttaaattcaatcaaactacaccaaatttcacacacaaatatcaGTCCCATAAATATGCCTATATTTTGTCTCATCCAGATCcttgaattatttcctgggaaaccGTGATAATTTATTGTCTTTGGTCTCAGATGTGTATCTATGCATACATGCTATGTCTGTAAGGATTTCAACTCATTCTGGGTTGTGTACTAATCACTATTTATTATCCACACATTAAATTATAACAACAAATTAGAATAAATAGAGCTCAGTAGAGCATatacctccaccgaggcccaacagtctcctcatGAAACTACATAAAAATTCACcagattcagattttaatttggatcAGCATCAAACTGCAAACAGTCCTGAATCAAAAATCCTGGTTCACAAGCATGCACCAACATTTGTATTTGATCTTCCCTAaaccataccacatccttcaatCAGGTTTCAGGGTAATGCATCCGGCAGTTTCATAATCCTGCTACctaacaaacgcagatgaagaCATTACCTCCTCGACAAGGTAAGAGACATGGGTGAAACATGGCTTTTCACCTTATCTGGGGTAATGAAGATGTTCTGTTCTTTACAGAttgctttctgtctctttttttaagAAATGTAAAAACCGCTTTGACAAAAATAACAGTGTCACAGTGAAACAATTCCAGTTTCTTGATTGCATTTATTTCCATGAATCTCCCGACCATGAACATGAGGCCCTGGTTAGCGTTGAACAGATAGTAAACTATTTTCTGTGGTTTTCCTGCTGCGAATGTCCTGTATATTACATTCCTGGCTTACTTCTATTCTTATTACAGTATATCCTAAGATTTGGAGGAATATTCTGATCTTTGTATTGAATTAtctattttcatttaaagtaaAAGTCCTTTTAAAAGCACAGTGAATGCTACATCAGTAAAAGTATGTAAGtaacaaaataattaaacaaaagtatcaaaaagaaaaatgaagggACGAACAATTAGATGAGTATATTAAACTATATTCCACCAATGTCACACAACATTAACATGTGGTGTCATTTGCTTCAAGTCACAGTGACACCATCATCCAGATGTAGAGGCTCAACAGAGACGGAAAATCCACCAATCACACTCACTTCCctctcactcattcacacacacaaacacacactgacacataagACACTGAACGCTTTGAGAGCCGAAACAAGGCAGGTCTTCTTATCTTGAGGTCTGTACTTTTGTTTAAAATGTCCTGCTATGATCATATTGTGTTATcatattgtgtttgtcttttatgaTCAACTATCCGTCGCAGTAAGTTAATAAAATGGTCGACCGGGACCAGAAAATGGCGCCTTCCTGTTTTCTGTCGTATCCTCGCTTTTACTAACAGCTATCTGAAATATCTCCACCTGTCATCAGCAGAActcagaagaaagaggagagcacacacacacacacacaatgatatttaaatcatttgtgCCTGCGTGTTTGCTGCTGCTTTGGACACTGCCAGGTAAGGCCTCTGTCATAAGTAATGTTTTTCAATTAGATGAAATTATAATTAGTTggatttatataaaaataaaacctttagTTATTTGAAAGGCTGCCGATTGTGAACCAgcttcattaaaataaacactttttaacAGCTTGGGCAGATAAATGGTGTAATGCAATAGGGGCTACATGAGTGAAATCATGTTTACATTTGACTTAATGAAAGTTTGCCTGCAGAGAATTGTTTACGAAGCCGTTCAGTAAGGAGCACAGGcttaatgtgtttaatgtttttgttttctacacagacacagcagcagttgAAAATATTACAGTCTCAACAACATTAGAAGGGATTAAACTGACTTGCAAGGGCGTAAATGCCcatttcccaataatcaataagGCATCTCAGAATCTGCTCTACAAAGATGAGAGTACAGGAGAGTACAAATGCTTCAACAAGGAATCGAACGACACAGAGGCCACAATCTTTGTGAAATTTCGGAGTAAGTTCCAAACAAGTATCTTGTTGTTATGAAATGACTCATGTTGTTGTGCATTATCATGGGTTTAATGTTATATTCATTACTCGTCTTCACACTGGGATAATATTTACAGCACGAGTACAGCACGAGTACAGCACTTCTTTACATTgatcatactgtgtgtgtgtttgtgtttgaatgtgtatgtgtgtgtgtgtgtgtgtgtcaagcctGTGACACCTGCATCGAGCTGGACCCTGTTTCCATAGCCGGCATCGCTATTGGAGATGCGGTGGCAACAATCGTGTTAGGAGTGGCTGTCTACCTTGTCGCGTCTCAGGCTGGTCCTCCTGCCTCTAACAAGAAaggtatatctatctatctatgtatctatctatgtatctatctatctatctatctatctatctatctatctatccatccatctatttatctatctatctatctctgaACATTCCTTCATATCAATGAATCTAAAATCATACCAACTACTTTTGTGTAAGCCCACTGTATAATAAGTACAAGGAACTACTTTCTACGGTAGCTCTGAGggtcaaaacacaacaacataatACTGATAATCACAACATTTCAGAGTACTCTCAGTGGATGTGTTCACTTTGGTCGGTGATTGGTTATTTCCattggcagtttttttttaaattaggggcgataaaggggccacaatttatcaatcaaattgtttttgtaaagcccataatcacaaatcacaatttgtctcatagggctttaacaaggtgtgatatcctctgcccttaacccccaacaagagtaaggaaaaactgcagaaaaaatgtgagggatccctctctcaggacggacagaagtgcaatagatgtcacgtGTAAAGGAGAAAATCAGaaagataaaggttttagcagcattgattagaataaacaccgtagcataatggaaggtcaatgaattgatggattattgtcagtaatggtcgaatatctgaggagaaatattatatatcaagcagtcttgtttaGGTCTCATTTAGGTCATTTCTTGGTTACTGTCAGCTATGTATTTGAGCACAGTCACACATCTTTAGATATTTTGAAAACTGTTCCTTTTTCAAACACATTGTGAACTTCAAAAAAGCTAAGAAAACAAAGGTTCTtaacacattttcatatttattgttcACATTGTTTGTCAAATCAACAAAGGTACAGGGGCACTCCAGGACCAGTGCCCCCTAAGCTCCAGCCCTGGAATTGCCCCTGGTTGTTTGGCTGTCAGGCGGCTGTTGACCCTCTGGGGCATGGTTGGCTGTACAGAAGCAGCCTAACTGAGATGGCTAACTGGCCAATCCTGTGGGATTGTGTCTTTACTGAAATAACTTCACCTTGATGAGTCATTTAACAGACATATTGAGAATAAGAGGGGTGCCCTTAGAGCTCATACCCCTGCCAAGGCTACTGCTCTATCTCGCGATGTCAAAGAAGTGTTTCTCATTACTCATCTAGACTATGGTGGCCCATATTCTTATTTGCCTACCACAGTTTTCACAATGAGCCAAAACATTTCTTACACTCATAATAAGATTTGAGATCTTTAACTTGATGTGCTCCACTGCTGCATTGTAAAGCTCTGAGAAGCCCTATTTGCTGTGCGCTCATGCTATCGTTCATAAAGTTGTATtcattcacctcctcttcagtgTGTACTTGCTATAGTTTGaattaattctgtgggaaacactgcaaACAGCGAAGTAAATAACGAATCCTAGATCTGCTGATCATTTCCATCTCCTCTTCCATCCATTCAAACTCCTGCAAGGACGCTGCTAAGAAAAGTGAACAatagaaacaggaaatgacttTGAGCTGCTGTCGGGAAATTGGGTTCTGTCTGGAAACAAAAAGCAATGTTTCACTTTTTCCATAATCTGAAATGTTGACGTGTTTTGTGAAATGCTGTTGTGTcaaactttgtgtgtttttcatgttattattgttatgttgatttttattgttgtgttataTAATTCAGTGTCACTTTCTTCAAATGCACCAGATTGAAAAAATcagtttatattaatataacCATATTCAgagcatagactgtatgtaaataaGATTTGACAAAAATAGCTGTTTCACTTAAGTGTAGcagtttgtagtttggcttttttaaaTCTAATGTATTCACATGATTCTTTTTTTAGGTTTGTACActtatggttgaatgcacttattggaagtcgcttttgataaaagtgtcAGTTAGATAATTTGTTCCAATCTTTGTGTTGGGCTTTGCTTACCGGTCCTGTGACTACGTACATATTTTTGTTTCAGAGACGTTCCCGTTCTTTATGAACTAGTTCTATTAATTATTGTGCGAAAGTAATACATTTTCCCTTACCacatacactatatatatatatcatccaAATTAATAACTTGGTCTCATTATGAAAAATGGCTAATCCAATCTTAATAATAATCAGAATAAAAGTACTAATACTCCTGAAGAAAACAGTATCAGTGTAATCATCAGTTCGTCTGTCCTCAGCTTCCAATCGGCAGCCTCCAGCTGAGACGCGCAGCAGAGCCCCAAACGACCCATACCAGGTAAGATGATGTGACGACCTTTCCGCTGCCATATGTGATAAtctcatttaaattaaatgaatggaGGATatgttttgattaatttgagtttataattataatatatatatatatatattatcattcTCTTAATTAATATATTCTATCCCTTCTCCTTCAGCGTCTGAGATTCAAAAATGGTGCTCGGAAGGACGAGTATGATGTTATCGGCAACgctagatagagagatggaccCCCCCGCCAACAGTACGCTTCTTAATGTGTAGCATGAGATGCATTGTCGCTCAACCCTAACCTAATTTGCTCTTTATGTTactctttaaaagaaaattgcGTTTATTTTCACTGTGCTTGTTTGATGAGCTTGTTGCATGTGAGATTCAGTAGCAGACatcatgatttttatttgagcAGTATTTTGGACCAtgtgttatttttcttaattagccatgttctctctctcatatATGGGGCTGCTACAACAGCAGCATCACAATAAACCTTAAAAATGTACCTGTGTTACCGAAACTTTGCAATAAATAAAAGCTTGTCTTGTCCGATGACTCCTGCAGCCACTGTCGTTGAGTACATTTTCTCACGGTCTGTATTTTACCTTGGAGGTACTTATGCTGCTAATACTCTATACTCATACATGAGTTAATAGTTACTAgttcagagaaaaaaacaaaacattgtaaAACATTAAACCACTGGTCTTCAATTCTTTGAAAAGCAATGTCTACCACAGACCCCATATCAGGTgtctgtgaattttttttatcggGTGTATAGATAGTTAAGATAGCTTAAGATAAATTTTCACCATAAATTTCTCACATGGTCAGACGGATTATTTCATACAAAGCAGAGATTTGAGAAATAAGAATGAAATTTATATTGTGAGGCCCTTCATCTGCAGAATGCGTTCTTTTTCGCTTGACACTCAAACgctcaaatctttttttatgaTGGCACTTTCACATCACTGCACTGGTAGTCTTTATCTAATCTGAAAACTTGGACCACAACGAGCCACTGCCGCAACAATTATTtgctggcgggggggggggggggagtgggctTTTCACACGTCTATTTTAGTCCGTTGCACCAAAGATACAAGTAGATAAGAGTATagagagtgaaggagagagaagtaGTAGAAATAATTACACAGCAAGGCACATGAGGAGAGGCTAAAGAAAGGTTAAACATTtagaaaggaataaagaagaggagaaggcaaTGGAGGAGCTCAGAAAGTGACTTAAGCTAGTTTTTGACTTCACAACGCTGCTGTTACAAACTGTTTGCTGCTGCCgaagctgaggaggagaagaaagatcCGGAGCTTAGTCAAAAAAACCACGACCCTgatcaaccacacacacacacacacacacacacacacacacacacacacacacacacacacacacacacacacacacacacacacacacacacacacacacacacacacacactcacacacgtgtACTTTCATGCACGGATGTTCGCGACCGCACACACTCGTCAGGCAGATGTAGgtctgtgtgtgggagctgTTTGACTCAAGACAGTCAGAGAGAAGATCACACCTtacaccccccaccacccccaccacaTCCCCCTTCacctctttgtttctctgtcgCACAATCAGACAGCAGATGAAGATAACTGAGCAAGTAACTGCAGCGTTTCCACTAAACCCAGCACGTCTGAGCTCAAACTCAGTTTAAGTTATCACCGTCAGTCTGCAGAAGAAAAATGAATATTATGTGACACAGTCTTTCCCCTTGTCATTTCCATCAGTGCAGCTTTGCTCAgggtaaaaaacacacacgcacacacacacacactcagagagacacaaacaggagGCCAAATTGTGACAAAACATTTCCACTCTTTCCTACGTTATTAAACATGTGTATATACATTGTGAAATGTTTCCCAGACGTGTGCAGCGACAGaatgtcactcacacacacacggctgatGAAGATGCATACGGATGATGATGGCGTGCTTTCTGGTGTGCTGCGGATATGAGCTGTGGCTTTAGGCTGCTTCATTTACTGCATACTATCTATAAACGCATCTCAGTACTGTTTCCAACCATGAGCACAGAGGAGAATGTGAACAATGTTTATTTAGTAGAGACACGTCTTGTTTCCATTGCATTTCACATAAAATTTATAAGTACAATTGACTGCTGTTTATTCAGAGTTAACAAGTCAGAATTTACGATCATTTTTTTTGGGACTATTTTGTAATATGTAAACTGTGGTGGTGTTGAGCTATTTTGTGATATACAGAGAGGTATTTCTGTAATAGTTAGTCTCAGTGGACATAATAATCTACAAACTTATATAAAAAAAGGAGCGATTATAGATCTCCCATTCAGAAACGTTGGGGCTGTAGATTGTGTCGGTTGCTTAACAAACTTCTGAAATAGCTGATGTGCAACGCATGGAAACACCTGTCAAGTATATCATTCAAACTTGCATATaagccacacacatgaacattatttaaaaaaaatcattcctATAAAATCTtccctgcagataaaccaggtaagATGAGAACGTTTTctgacttcactctgcaccatagactgtttaggaatagctctgcacacaatgttCAGCACACAAGCAAtacaaagtgacagtatattgtagaactgtttgaggaggtctccagagcatcaacacagcCAAGAAAACCGCCTATTTGGATCAGCCAGGTTATGAACGGGTGCTGCACTAGCAGAAACAATAACCATAATGGCATTCAGTAGAGCTCAAGGCCCATTAGTCCCTTTAACATAAATCCATCTGTCTTAGATTGATTCATTATCCTcagagaaatcagtgaaaatgctCTGTCCTACAATTTGATAGAAAGTAAAAAATGGATCTGCCCCTGATCCACATCGGCAACAACCTTTAATGGGACCCAAACCTCATCCCTCCAACAAGTGTCAAAGTAACCTGTCCAGCAGTTGTTTAAtctaagaaacaaacaaatcaaccaaaAAACAAGGTGGAAActtaaaaataacagaaacctcTTTGTGTGTAATGCAATACAGCTTGACAGCATCtcaaactgcagtctgtgaaatgAACATGAAGTTACAACCAGAAGCCAACACTGTAACTTGTGTTGTGGTGCCGTGGTACTGCTACATGGGTTTGGTGAGGTGCACTTAATAAACAGACAACTGCATATACTGGAAACACGTCTATATCTCtttattcaaatgaaaagtAATGATTTTTACAGTACCCTCTCTAAACTTGTTATATTAAAGGGTCAGTACACTCAAAAATATATACACTTTACAAAACCTGACAATGAATGGTATCATTACAACAGATTAACGGCAGAACAGTTGTATTGGATTGCAGGACTGTAGAGAGGAGTGAGTGGATATTAAAGAGCAACAGAGAGATTGCTGGCTACACATAGATATACAAAGGACATGAAGGTAAACCTGTGTTGCTCACTGCTTTCAAATAATTCTTCCAAATTAGTTGACAGCGTTAGTTCTCAAGCTTTTTTTATCTGACCTATCACACAGTGCCTTTTTAGATGGGCTCATGTACCTGTGAGTGGAAATGGGAAGACTGACCCATAACCTGGACTCATACTCCACTAAACTGAGTTTACTCTTTGTGGTTAAACACGGTTTAAAGCACCTTAGTTTTGTTAaggtgctttcagacatgctctgAACTAAGAGGGTCCTCAGGACATTCTCcgtatgtgtgaacacaaatgtcccagTGAGAGGCTTCGGACTTCCTGCAGTCTTTTTAGGAAGGAAGTCCGAAGGAGCAGATGCACAGCAGAAGATCGAGAGGGTGAGTTGATGAGGTTAACACACGACAGACGCAGAAATGTACAAAAtatttcaggatgaaaaagcggAGCCACACAGGTGTAACACTTCAACGAAGAAGGCAAGAGAGTTTTGGGTGATGAGGTCGGAGGCCAGTgtggatgtgctgtaaacaaaaacactcgaTCTCCACAGGGGAATCTATACGTGACGTCCTGCCTCTGCCCGCTGCATCACCCCTTTccaggatttgttgctgttgtgaacgcaaCTGTGCAGAGAATCTTCcactgtgttgttcatgtgtgaaaggaaacctcTGGAGAATCCAGACCCAATTCTAATGCCTACAACATTAGAGCACCAGTATGTTTTCTAAAATGAATTATTATTCAGTGTTGATGATTGTATAAccttttaatatataaatatatacatatatatataaatttacttttttctttataaatgcTTTTTATATAGTTCTgaccaaaaagttaaattttttttgttgtcattaaaaacaaaggaaGTATTTAACTACCCCTTCACTGTCCACTCTCCTTCAATAGCTATAGATGTGAGGGTTTAATAGAAGTGTACCGTTTCATtaaacagcaaagaaaacaagtagATACAGTGAGCATAGAGATGCTTGTATTTTTTTCCCTTGTCTTTTAAAGGTTAGTCATGACACAATAGAAGTTTTAGCCGTTCGTACTGTTCTTGTACTTTGATCTATTTCTAGACATTCTGCGTACTTGTTTCCATGAAGTCTGTGTCAAGGAATTACAGCTGATCCAGGAGAAAACTGTCTTGATAATTGTTACAATAGAGACATTTGAGATTAGCACTGCACCAAAATGAAATCCTACggcatttgtgttattttccttcATAAACATAATTACaattattatatacattttcaaataagCTGAGCTGCTGAACAGCCTCCAGGTTGTAAATGACTAATCTACAGCAACATACAAAAGCAATGTGTATTCCTCTGAATCTACACACACTTGAGACGGATTCCATAGGGATGGTTTCTGGAGAGGAAAGTCGTTTTTCAGTATGATTTGTAAATACTGAGATCACCACAAACTAAATTCCAGTCACCTCCGCGCAAATTGGGACCATGGGAGCATGCTGTTAATGCTTTTGTCTGTGGCGCCTTTAAACCAATGTCCTTCTGCAGCCAGGTCATGTGACTTTATCCCGTCCTGTTCACACTAGAGTAAGGGTCCTCGGAGCGAGTGTTCGGGTTCAGTGCCTGCCAGAAGACAACGTAAACAGGGTTAGGTGGATCACAGTCATATAAGCACTACTGTGGGATAGTTGTTTGTTTAAGATGGTTAGAAAGCAATACACCATATTATTGGTAAATGGTCTATGTTGACATAGAGCTCTTCTTCTCTGGATGGCCAATCAAAGAGCTTCACAGCATTGCCatacacccattcacacacacacccacacagtgtATCTATGTGCGTAGCTCTCTCCGCCATACATCACTCTGCACAGGactcaggggcaatttggggtttagTATTGTGCCCATGGACAACccgctcttcctcctgagccatCGTTCCCACTAAATCATAATCAAACTTTGGCATAGGAGAGTAATGGAACTTGTTGATAATCCAAATGAACCTTGTCAGGACGAAGATGTTCAATGATTTTCACTTTATCCATTTTGAAAATGAAGCAGTTTTATTTACAATGAAAAAGTATTGTACATTAATTCTGGGGCTGAACCCAACGTCAGCTGGGACTGCCTTAAACAAATGAATGGCCGACATAAAAAGTTCCAACGCTCCATATTAATGAATGCAAACCCACATTTCTCTATGCTGAGTTCACTTTTTCAGATCTGTTTAGTTGCTCTTTACCATCATGCAGCCGCACATAGAAGTTCATCTCACATACAAAAGGCTGTGAATGAAAGGCCTTTTAGAATTGTCCTTTTTTCATCACCTTTGGGAGGCTGTTACAATATAGTATATGTATAGTATGGCTCAAGatactgaaataaaaactgtgcttgttgACCCTTTCTTCTGCATTAAGCAACACAATCTCAGGTACATTGCTGTGAAAAAGcatttgcccccttcctggtttcttatttttttgcagTTTTGTCACACtgaaatgtttcagatcatcaaacaaattttaACGTTAAACAAAGATAACCCGAGTAAATACAAATGccatttttaaatgatgatttcatttattaagggaaaaaagctatccaaacctacctggccctatgtgaaaaa
It encodes:
- the LOC128439976 gene encoding T-cell surface glycoprotein CD3 delta chain, with product MIFKSFVPACLLLLWTLPDTAAVENITVSTTLEGIKLTCKGVNAHFPIINKASQNLLYKDESTGEYKCFNKESNDTEATIFVKFRTCDTCIELDPVSIAGIAIGDAVATIVLGVAVYLVASQAGPPASNKKASNRQPPAETRSRAPNDPYQRLRFKNGARKDEYDVIGNAR